One Apodemus sylvaticus chromosome 16, mApoSyl1.1, whole genome shotgun sequence genomic region harbors:
- the Lrrc14b gene encoding leucine-rich repeat-containing protein 14B, with protein MRSLRFISAEALVSHPKMVQENLNNIAYNLYPLLFKASYLLEQAEVTRALLSHWPLEEFRLAVLLRPNTDHAEDLSDRACKACLEACIQGIADHVLKSGSNRLRVADFTGIQDVQVQQCPCGRALGRWGRTKVLARTCCQLHGQHCTAGHPIEVFADLFVTEGNFDMVVQALKPSGPAPLQVCCPSLRADSLSPGQLLQVLGLAGPGNLRKLEVVHNVRLHAGHVQQLLAQVGFPQLTSLTLPTKAFDAPPTYAPNPEGEDLLLTSIAWELSQMNQLTELSVAFSTLTGKIQTLLSPLKTPLRVLDLANCALNHEDISFLADCNHTAHLEVLDLSGHNLVHLYPSTFFRLLSQAAKTLRVLTLEECNITDSHVNMMILGLSPCSQLQQFKFLGNPLSGSALRRLFAALCELPSLRNIEFPVPKDCYPEGAIYPQDELSVSKFDQQKYDMIAEDLRAVLLRANREDIQASTPLFGSFDPEIHETSNELGTFLLQAFKTALENFSRALEQME; from the exons ATGAGGTCGCTTCGTTTCATTTCTGCTGAAGCGTTAGTGTCCCACCCCAAGATGGTCCAGGAGAACCTGAACAATATAGCCTACAACCTCTACCCACTTCTCTTCAAGGCCAGTTACCTGCTAGAGCAAGCAGAAGTAACCCGTGCTCTGCTGAGTCACTGGCCACTAGAGGAGTTCCGGCTGGCTGTGCTGCTGAGGCCAAACACTGACCACGCTGAAGACCTGAGTGATCGTGCCTGTAAGGCCTGCCTGGAGGCCTGTATACAGGGCATAGCTGACCATGTGCTGAAAAGTGGGAGCAACCGCCTTCGGGTAGCTGATTTCACTGGCATCCAGGATGTTCAGGTGCAGCAATGTCCTTGTGGGAGGGCACTAGGAAGGTGGGGCCGTACCAAGGTGCTGGCCAGGACCTGCTGCCAGCTCCATGGACAGCACTGTACAGCTGGGCACCCCATTGAAGTCTTTGCTGACCTCTTTGTCACAGAAGGGAACTTTgacatggtggtgcaggccttgaAGCCATCAGGCCCAGCACCTCTGCAGGTCTGTTGCCCTTCACTCCGGGCAGACAGCCTGAGTCCTGGGCAGCTCCTACAAGTGCTTGGCCTGGCTGGGCCAGGCAACCTTAGAAAGTTGGAGGTAGTACACAATGTACGCTTGCATGCTGGCCATGTGCAGCAGCTGCTGGCCCAGGTGGGCTTCCCTCAGCTGACCTCACTCACCTTGCCCACCAAGGCCTTCGATGCTCCCCCAACATATGCCCCAAATCCAGAGGGTGAGGATCTCCTCCTTACCTCTATTGCCTGGGAGCTCAGCCAGATGAACCAGCTCACTGAACTAAGTGTAGCTTTCTCTACACTGACTGGGAAGATCCAAACATTGCTTAG TCCCTTGAAGACCCCACTAAGAGTGCTGGACCTAGCCAACTGTGCCCTTAATCATGAAGACATATCCTTCTTAGCAGACTGTAACCACACTGCCCACTTGGAGGTGCTGGATCTCAGTGGACACAACCTGGTACATTTGTACCCTTCTACCTTCTTCAGGCTGCTGAGCCAGGCTGCCAAAACGCTGAGAGTGCTCACCCTAGAGGAGTGCAACATCACAGACAGCCATGTTAACATGATGATTCTGGGCCTTAGCCCTTGCAGCCAGCTCCAGCAGTTCAAGTTCCTTGGGAACCCGCTGTCAGGCAGTGCTCTCCGGCGCCTTTTTGCTGCACTCTGTGAACTCCCTAGCCTGCGCAACATTGAGTTCCCAGTGCCAAAGGACTGTTACCCTGAGGGTGCTATCTACCCCCAGGATGAGCTGTCAGTGTCCAAATTCGACCAACAGAAATATGACATGATTGCAGAGGATCTTCGAGCAGTACTGCTTCGAGCTAACCGGGAGGACATCCAGGCTTCCACGCCACTTTTTGGAAGTTTTGATCCAGAGATTCATGAAACCAGCAATGAACTTGGTACTTTCTTGCTGCAAGCTTTCAAAACTGCTTTGGAAAACTTTTCCAGAGCGCTAGAACAAATGGAGTAG
- the Ccdc127 gene encoding coiled-coil domain-containing protein 127 yields MNNLNDPPNWNIRPNSRADGGDGSKWNYALLVPMLGLAAFRWIWSRESQKEIERARKAYHQSTAAFQQDLEAKYHAMISEHRRAVAQLSLELEKEQNRTASFREALISQGRKLAEEKKLLEQERAQIKQEKSRLQPLRSVYLSCLEEEDDWQKRAQLVLKEVGEALEERQNIYCSLILPRSARLQLEKSLLVRTSVDPVAADLEMAAGLSDIFKHDKHCGDVWNTNKRQNGRLMWMYLKYWELLVELKKFKKVEKVILEK; encoded by the exons ATGAATAACTTAAACGACCCCCCAAATTGGAATATCCGGCCCAATTCCAGGGCTGATGGGGGTGATGGAAGCAAGTGGAATTACGCTCTGTTGGTGCCAATGCTGGGATTGGCAGCATTTC GTTGGATTTGGTCTAGGGAATcccaaaaagaaatagaaagagcaagaaaagcATATCATCAGAGTACAGCTGCTTTCCAACAGGATCTTGAAGCTAAATACCATGCTATGATCTCTGAACATCGCCGCGCTGTTGCTCAGCTGtctttggaactggaaaaagaacaaaatagaacAGCTAGTTTTCGAGAAGCCCTTATCTCTCAGGGGCGTAAGTTGGCAGAAGAAAAAAAGCTTCTTGAACAGGAGCGGGCTCAGATAAAGCAAGAAAAAAGCCGGCTTCAGCCTCTGAGAAGTGTCTAtttgagctgcctggaagaagagGATGACTGGCAGAAGAGAGCCCAGCTTGTGCTGAAGGAGGTGGGAGAAGCTCTTGAAGAACGCCAAAATATCTATTGTAGCCTGATTCTTCCCCGTAGTGCACGGCTACAGCTGGAGAAGAGCTTACTGGTGCGCACATCTGTTGATCCAGTGGCTGCTGACCTAGAAATGGCAGCTGGCTTATCTGATATATTTAAGCATGATAAGCATTGTGGAGATGTCTGGAACACCAACAAACGTCAAAATGGGAGGCTTATGTGGATGTATCTTAAATATTGGGAACTACTTGTCGaacttaaaaaatttaagaaagtaGAGAAGGTcatattagaaaaataa